A genomic region of Tsukamurella pulmonis contains the following coding sequences:
- a CDS encoding acyl-CoA dehydrogenase family protein has product MELTQDYADLRDTVRDFADRVVAPVSAKHDEEHSFPYEVVGQMGQMGLFGLPFSEEYGGMGGDYFALALALEELGRVDQSVAMTVEAGVGLGAMPIYKFGTEEQKQKYLPALAAGESLAGFGLTEPGCGSDASGTQTTAKLDGDEWVINGSKQFITNSGTDITSLVTVTAVTGTKPDGRKQISTIIVPSGTPGFTVEPAYNKVGWNASDTHPLSFSDVRVPKENLLGEEGRGYANFLSILDEGRIAIAAVATGAAQGCVDESVKYAKERNAFGKPIGEFQSIAFAIARMEARAHTSRVAYYEAARLMLAGKPFKKEAAIAKMISSEAAMDNARMATQIHGGYGFMNEYPVARHYRDSKILEIGEGTTEVQLMLIARSLGLNS; this is encoded by the coding sequence ATGGAACTGACCCAGGACTACGCCGACCTGCGGGACACGGTGCGCGACTTCGCGGACCGGGTGGTCGCGCCCGTCTCGGCCAAGCACGACGAGGAGCACTCCTTCCCGTACGAGGTCGTGGGGCAGATGGGCCAGATGGGCCTGTTCGGCCTGCCCTTCTCCGAGGAGTACGGCGGCATGGGCGGCGACTACTTCGCCCTCGCCCTCGCGCTGGAGGAGCTCGGCCGCGTCGACCAGTCGGTCGCCATGACGGTGGAGGCCGGCGTCGGTCTCGGCGCCATGCCGATCTACAAGTTCGGCACCGAGGAGCAGAAGCAGAAGTACCTGCCCGCCCTCGCCGCCGGCGAGAGCCTGGCCGGCTTCGGCCTCACCGAGCCCGGCTGCGGCTCGGACGCCTCCGGCACCCAGACCACCGCCAAGCTCGACGGTGACGAATGGGTCATCAACGGCTCCAAGCAGTTCATCACCAACTCGGGCACCGACATCACCAGCCTGGTGACGGTGACCGCGGTGACCGGCACCAAGCCGGACGGCCGCAAGCAGATCTCCACGATCATCGTGCCCAGCGGCACGCCCGGCTTCACCGTCGAGCCCGCGTACAACAAGGTGGGCTGGAACGCCTCCGACACGCACCCGCTGAGCTTCTCCGACGTGCGCGTGCCGAAGGAGAACCTGCTCGGCGAGGAGGGCCGCGGCTACGCGAACTTCCTGTCCATCCTCGACGAGGGTCGTATCGCCATCGCGGCCGTCGCCACCGGCGCGGCGCAGGGCTGCGTCGACGAGTCGGTGAAGTACGCCAAGGAGCGCAACGCCTTCGGCAAGCCGATCGGCGAGTTCCAGTCCATCGCCTTCGCGATCGCGCGGATGGAGGCGCGGGCGCACACCTCGCGCGTCGCCTACTACGAGGCGGCCCGGCTCATGCTGGCCGGCAAGCCCTTCAAGAAGGAGGCCGCCATCGCGAAGATGATCTCCTCCGAGGCGGCGATGGACAATGCGCGCATGGCCACGCAGATCCACGGCGGCTACGGCTTCATGAACGAGTACCCCGTGGCGAGGCACTACCGCGACTCGAAGATCCTCGAGATCGGCGAGGGCACCACCGAGGTGCAGCTCATGCTGATCGCGCGCTCGCTGGGGTTGAACTCGTGA
- a CDS encoding AMP-binding protein, whose product MTTPSYDRGEAEPALLTATIGAQLEMTADRFGERTALVDVPSGRRWTYAELLADSRAFAAGLLRSGIRRGDRVGVWAPNTPEWVIVQFGTALAGVILVNLNPSYRQRELEYALDQSGIVAVYTMTSFKTSEYAAMLEAARPETPALRDVVTFGSPEWEAYLAAPSEAELGALADLGDELRADDPINIQYTSGTTGFPKGATLTHSNILNNGYLVGELLNYTEQDSICIPVPFYHCFGMVMGNLAAITHGSAMVIPGPAFVPQDALAAVVAEKCTSLYGVPTMFIAELALADFDSYDLSSLRTGIMAGSPCPEEVMRKVVDRMGMSEVSICYGMTETSPVSTQTRVDDALELRVGTVGRVGPHLEIQVVDPIDGTVMPRGDVGELCTRGYSVMKGYWNNKEKTAEAIDADGWMHTGDLATMDENGYVRITGRIKDMVIRGGENIYPREIEEFLYTHPDILDAQVIGVPDEKYGEELMAWIQLRDGVASFTVEDLNAFAEGKIARHKIPRYVHVVTAFPMTVSGKIRKVQMREESVTLLGLEG is encoded by the coding sequence ATGACCACCCCGTCCTACGATCGCGGCGAGGCCGAGCCCGCCCTGCTCACCGCCACGATCGGCGCCCAGCTCGAGATGACGGCCGACCGGTTCGGCGAGCGCACCGCGCTGGTCGACGTGCCGTCGGGCCGCCGCTGGACCTACGCCGAGCTGCTCGCCGATTCCCGCGCGTTCGCGGCGGGCCTGCTGCGCAGCGGCATTCGCCGCGGCGACCGTGTGGGCGTGTGGGCGCCCAACACGCCGGAGTGGGTGATCGTGCAGTTCGGCACGGCGCTGGCCGGCGTCATCCTGGTCAACCTCAACCCCTCCTACCGGCAGCGCGAGCTCGAGTACGCGCTCGATCAGTCGGGGATCGTCGCCGTGTACACGATGACGAGCTTCAAGACCTCCGAGTACGCGGCGATGCTCGAAGCCGCGCGGCCCGAGACACCCGCGTTGCGCGACGTGGTGACCTTCGGCTCCCCGGAGTGGGAGGCGTACCTGGCAGCACCGTCGGAGGCGGAGCTCGGCGCCCTCGCCGACCTCGGCGACGAGCTGCGGGCCGACGACCCGATCAACATCCAGTACACATCGGGCACCACGGGATTCCCCAAGGGCGCCACGCTGACCCACTCCAACATCCTCAACAACGGCTACCTCGTGGGCGAGCTGCTCAACTACACAGAGCAGGACTCGATCTGCATCCCGGTGCCCTTCTACCACTGCTTCGGCATGGTGATGGGCAACCTCGCGGCCATCACGCACGGCTCCGCGATGGTGATCCCCGGGCCGGCCTTCGTCCCGCAGGACGCGCTGGCCGCCGTCGTCGCCGAGAAGTGCACCAGCCTCTACGGCGTGCCGACGATGTTCATCGCGGAGCTCGCCCTCGCCGACTTCGACTCCTACGACCTGTCCAGCCTGCGCACCGGCATCATGGCCGGCTCGCCGTGCCCGGAGGAGGTCATGCGCAAGGTGGTCGACCGGATGGGGATGTCCGAGGTGTCCATCTGTTACGGCATGACGGAGACCTCGCCCGTCTCCACCCAGACCCGCGTCGACGATGCGCTGGAGCTGCGCGTCGGCACCGTCGGGCGGGTGGGACCGCACCTCGAGATCCAGGTGGTCGACCCGATCGACGGCACCGTGATGCCGCGCGGCGACGTCGGGGAGCTCTGCACCCGTGGTTATTCCGTGATGAAGGGTTACTGGAACAACAAGGAGAAGACGGCGGAGGCGATCGATGCCGACGGCTGGATGCACACCGGCGATCTCGCGACGATGGATGAGAACGGGTACGTGCGGATCACCGGGCGGATCAAGGACATGGTGATCCGCGGCGGCGAGAACATCTACCCGCGTGAGATCGAGGAGTTCCTCTACACGCACCCGGACATCCTCGACGCGCAGGTGATCGGTGTACCCGACGAGAAGTACGGCGAGGAGCTCATGGCCTGGATCCAGCTCCGCGACGGCGTCGCGTCGTTCACCGTCGAGGACCTGAACGCGTTCGCGGAGGGCAAGATCGCGCGGCACAAGATCCCGCGGTACGTGCACGTGGTGACGGCGTTCCCGATGACGGTGTCGGGAAAGATCCGCAAAGTGCAGATGCGGGAAGAGTCCGTGACGCTGCTCGGTCTGGAAGGCTGA
- a CDS encoding acetoacetate--CoA ligase → MHSIDRFAETVGLPTGDYDAVYDWSVSEPEQFWGAVWDFFELGQRTGPVLAAREMPGAQWFPEVELNYVDRVLRFASLPGNAIVGLSDDGARVEIPWSELPGRVSAVAELLRSLGVGVGDTVAAYLPDEPFTVLAFLATASIGAVWSGCGQDYAPEGAAGRMAQLEPKVLFARDGYTFGDKYVDKRADTAELAGLLGVPASHVITELPDPGPDTPELKPVQVPFDHPLWVLFSSGTTGKPKGIVQGHGGILVEHVKVLGLHNELGPGDVFFWHTALSWMMWNYQTAGLLVGSTIVTFSGHPLAPTADRLWQVCEDEKVTVFGTSPGQLQASRKAGLRPGTDHRLALRSVGSTGSPLAPDLFVWIDENVGAGMPVNSTSGGTDVCSAFCGGTASVPHVPGELTVRYLGCALEAWGPDRTPLIGEVGEMVITQPMPSMPTHFWNDPGDVKYRAAYFEHQWTDGIAPNVWRHGDWVELTDRGSVTIHGRSDATLNRNGIRMGSADIYEVVEAIDEIAEAMVVGVDGPDAKYWMPMFLTLVSGAELTDELVQRIRTDVRTRLSPRHVPDEVVLAPGIPHTKTGKKLEIPVTGMLAGREVNVDPRSVDVPELLGWYEEQGRAHAW, encoded by the coding sequence GTGCATTCGATCGATCGCTTCGCAGAGACCGTCGGCCTCCCCACGGGGGACTACGACGCGGTGTACGACTGGTCCGTGTCCGAGCCCGAGCAGTTCTGGGGCGCGGTCTGGGACTTCTTCGAGCTGGGCCAGCGGACCGGTCCGGTGCTCGCGGCGCGCGAGATGCCCGGCGCCCAGTGGTTCCCCGAGGTGGAGCTGAACTACGTCGACCGGGTACTGCGCTTCGCCTCGCTGCCCGGCAACGCCATCGTCGGGCTCTCGGACGACGGTGCGCGGGTGGAGATCCCCTGGTCGGAGCTGCCCGGCCGGGTGTCCGCCGTCGCCGAACTGCTGCGCTCATTGGGCGTGGGCGTCGGCGACACCGTCGCGGCGTACCTGCCCGACGAGCCCTTCACGGTGCTCGCGTTCCTGGCGACCGCGTCGATCGGCGCCGTCTGGTCCGGCTGCGGCCAGGACTACGCCCCCGAGGGCGCGGCCGGCCGCATGGCCCAGCTGGAGCCGAAGGTGCTCTTCGCGCGCGACGGCTACACCTTCGGCGACAAGTACGTCGACAAGCGCGCCGACACCGCCGAACTGGCGGGGCTGCTGGGAGTTCCGGCCTCGCACGTGATCACCGAGCTGCCCGATCCCGGCCCCGACACCCCGGAACTGAAGCCCGTGCAGGTGCCCTTCGACCACCCGCTGTGGGTGCTGTTCTCCTCGGGCACCACCGGCAAGCCGAAGGGCATCGTGCAGGGCCACGGCGGCATTCTGGTCGAGCACGTGAAGGTGCTCGGGCTGCACAACGAGCTGGGCCCGGGTGATGTCTTCTTCTGGCACACCGCGCTGTCCTGGATGATGTGGAACTACCAGACCGCGGGCCTGCTCGTGGGCTCGACGATCGTCACCTTCTCCGGGCATCCCCTGGCTCCCACCGCGGACCGCCTGTGGCAGGTGTGCGAGGACGAGAAGGTCACCGTCTTCGGCACCAGCCCCGGCCAGTTGCAGGCCTCCCGGAAGGCCGGCCTGCGGCCGGGCACCGATCACCGTCTGGCCCTGCGCAGCGTGGGCAGCACTGGCTCCCCGCTGGCCCCGGACCTGTTCGTCTGGATCGACGAGAACGTCGGCGCGGGAATGCCGGTCAACTCCACCAGCGGCGGCACCGACGTGTGCAGCGCCTTCTGCGGCGGAACCGCCTCGGTACCGCACGTCCCGGGCGAGCTGACGGTGCGCTACCTCGGCTGTGCCCTCGAGGCGTGGGGGCCGGACCGCACCCCGCTCATCGGTGAGGTCGGCGAGATGGTGATCACGCAGCCGATGCCGTCGATGCCCACGCACTTCTGGAACGACCCGGGCGACGTGAAGTACCGGGCCGCGTACTTCGAGCACCAGTGGACGGACGGGATCGCGCCGAACGTCTGGCGGCACGGAGACTGGGTGGAGCTGACCGACCGCGGTTCGGTGACCATCCACGGCCGCAGCGATGCGACGCTGAACCGCAACGGCATCCGCATGGGCTCGGCCGACATCTACGAGGTGGTCGAGGCCATCGACGAGATCGCCGAGGCGATGGTCGTCGGTGTCGACGGTCCGGACGCGAAGTACTGGATGCCGATGTTCCTGACACTCGTGTCCGGCGCGGAGCTGACGGACGAACTGGTGCAGCGCATCCGGACCGACGTGCGTACCCGGCTCTCGCCGCGGCACGTGCCCGACGAGGTCGTCCTCGCCCCCGGCATTCCGCACACCAAGACGGGCAAGAAGCTGGAGATCCCCGTGACCGGCATGCTCGCCGGCCGCGAGGTGAACGTCGATCCCCGCTCCGTGGACGTCCCCGAGCTGCTCGGCTGGTACGAGGAGCAGGGGCGCGCTCACGCCTGGTGA
- a CDS encoding protein kinase domain-containing protein — MGDDERRIAGYLVVREIGSGGMGEVYLVEHPRLPRRDALKLLDSDVSGIGDFKARFIRESEVLAGLKHPNIIQIYDRGEVDGRLWLTMEYVDGTDVAHLIRSSGPMPVPLALDVVQSVASALDYAWRSRSLTHRDVKPANILIAFGEFGRISEVKLADFGIAKSVGESTSLSAAGSTVGTMQFMSPEAISGSNLDSRSDQYSLACTAYQMITGAVPFSGTASEIVSGHLTRSVPSLSPGGSRLDPVFARALAKRPSDRYPSCESFVQDLRTAWSDTSGFAPTAPQLGVVGISDRAPSTSTRRAPRRVLPGLVAALVLMIVVGAGAVAFRAGPAATIAGQAVPASPSAPTSTPASEPVLAVSAAQLLPSDQDVRDLTSNDPGFWTIDRTDSVEEQGGTVSPAECTWVASGSSSPTEVSRATARYRHPTPNGRLTFGMSVSTGAVVYRTVSDAETVFARLVRDFTNCTKSPIQITSPTGSVMRLVTAVTGTPSDWQLWSTLIYQDVGYFCTSSESRVRNSIVSVTRCLDQVDQSNVPARLTAKSVNLARTL, encoded by the coding sequence ATGGGGGATGACGAGCGGCGAATAGCCGGCTACCTGGTGGTACGTGAGATCGGGAGCGGGGGCATGGGGGAGGTGTATCTGGTTGAGCACCCTCGCCTGCCCCGGCGTGACGCGTTGAAGCTCCTCGACTCGGACGTGAGTGGCATCGGTGACTTCAAGGCGCGATTCATCCGTGAGTCGGAAGTCCTCGCGGGTCTCAAGCATCCGAACATCATTCAGATCTATGACCGGGGTGAGGTCGACGGCCGGCTCTGGCTGACGATGGAGTACGTAGACGGCACCGATGTCGCGCACTTGATCCGCTCCTCGGGGCCCATGCCGGTGCCGCTGGCATTGGACGTCGTACAGTCGGTGGCGTCCGCGCTGGACTACGCCTGGCGGTCCAGGAGCCTGACTCATCGCGACGTCAAACCCGCGAACATTCTCATCGCATTCGGTGAGTTCGGCCGCATCTCGGAGGTCAAGCTCGCCGATTTCGGGATCGCGAAGTCCGTCGGTGAATCGACGTCGCTGTCGGCGGCGGGGTCAACGGTGGGAACGATGCAGTTCATGTCGCCCGAGGCGATCAGTGGCTCGAACCTGGACAGCCGTTCGGACCAGTACTCACTCGCATGTACGGCGTACCAGATGATCACTGGTGCGGTGCCGTTCTCCGGTACCGCATCCGAGATCGTGTCGGGGCACCTCACTCGCTCGGTCCCGAGTCTGAGTCCCGGCGGATCGCGACTCGACCCCGTATTCGCACGTGCGCTGGCGAAACGGCCGTCGGACCGCTACCCGAGTTGTGAGTCGTTCGTGCAGGACCTTCGCACCGCCTGGTCCGACACTTCAGGTTTCGCACCAACGGCCCCCCAACTCGGCGTCGTGGGCATCTCGGATCGCGCGCCCTCGACTTCGACGCGGCGCGCACCCAGGCGCGTACTACCAGGCCTCGTGGCGGCGCTGGTGTTGATGATCGTTGTGGGCGCCGGCGCAGTGGCGTTTCGTGCCGGTCCCGCAGCTACCATCGCCGGCCAGGCGGTTCCAGCCTCGCCGTCAGCGCCGACGTCCACGCCTGCATCAGAGCCCGTTCTCGCAGTGTCGGCGGCGCAACTCCTCCCCTCGGACCAGGACGTGCGGGACCTCACCTCGAACGACCCCGGTTTCTGGACGATTGATCGGACCGATTCGGTGGAGGAGCAGGGCGGCACTGTGAGTCCGGCGGAGTGCACCTGGGTGGCAAGCGGATCGTCGTCTCCCACCGAGGTGTCGCGGGCCACCGCCCGATACCGCCACCCGACGCCGAATGGTCGCCTGACATTCGGCATGTCCGTCTCGACCGGTGCGGTCGTGTATCGGACGGTGAGCGATGCCGAAACTGTCTTCGCGCGGTTGGTGCGAGATTTCACGAACTGCACGAAGTCACCGATCCAGATCACTTCGCCGACGGGCAGCGTCATGCGACTCGTGACCGCAGTGACGGGAACACCGTCGGATTGGCAGCTGTGGAGCACGTTGATCTACCAAGATGTCGGCTACTTCTGCACGTCCAGTGAATCCCGGGTGCGCAATTCGATCGTCTCGGTGACCCGGTGTCTCGATCAGGTCGATCAATCGAATGTTCCAGCGCGCTTGACCGCGAAGTCGGTCAATCTCGCCCGAACCCTGTGA
- a CDS encoding MaoC family dehydratase, which produces MSEQEPVRRVTQRGLWFDEFEDGVLYEHRPGVTVTEADNMLFTKLTMNTQALHLDAHWSAQQPGFGGQRLVNSMYTLSTLVGLSVAQLTQGTLVANLGFSEIAFPAPVFAGDTLYAETLCTGKRESKSRPGEGIVNLRHVARNQDGAVVAVAERSTLVRRAPSGEEA; this is translated from the coding sequence GTGAGCGAGCAGGAGCCCGTCCGGCGGGTCACCCAGCGCGGCCTGTGGTTCGACGAGTTCGAGGACGGTGTGCTCTACGAGCACCGGCCCGGCGTCACCGTCACCGAGGCCGACAACATGCTGTTCACCAAGCTGACCATGAACACCCAGGCGCTGCACCTCGACGCCCACTGGTCGGCGCAGCAGCCCGGATTCGGCGGCCAGCGCCTGGTGAACTCGATGTACACGCTCTCCACCCTGGTGGGCCTGTCCGTCGCGCAGCTCACCCAGGGCACGCTGGTGGCGAACCTCGGCTTCTCCGAGATCGCCTTCCCGGCACCGGTCTTCGCCGGCGACACCCTGTACGCGGAGACCCTGTGCACGGGCAAGCGGGAGTCGAAGTCCCGGCCCGGCGAGGGCATCGTCAACCTGCGGCACGTCGCCCGCAACCAGGACGGCGCGGTCGTCGCCGTCGCCGAGCGCTCCACCCTGGTGCGCCGGGCACCGTCGGGGGAGGAGGCCTGA
- a CDS encoding acetyl/propionyl/methylcrotonyl-CoA carboxylase subunit alpha, protein MRDMSKIEKVLIANRGEIACRVIDTLRALGIASVAVYSDADADARHVRLADEAVRLGPAAATESYLRIDKVVEAARATGADAVHPGYGFLSENAAFARALSEAGIEFLGPPVESIETMGDKITARAAVIERDVPVVPGISRPGLTDADLIDAAEGIGFPVLIKPSAGGGGKGMHRVENPAELPAAVAAARREAAAAFGDDTLFMEHFVDTPRHIEVQVLADKHGNVIHLGERECSLQRRHQKVIEEAPSALLDEATRAEIGRAACDAARSVGYTGVGTVEFIVSAKRPEQFFFMEMNTRLQVEHPVTELVTGVDLVEQQIRVANGEELSLSQDDIVLTGHAVEARVYAEDPAAGFLPTGGTVTALRYPRSDRRGPVRVDTGIETGSVVGSDYDPMLAKVIVHADDREQALRRLDEALAGTQLTGLRTNVDFCRFVLADDDVVAGTLDTELLDRLAPTYTRPEPTVRAYAAAAVRAVAASRGEGPWGTETGWRIGGAQPTLVRFDGVDATVLGDAVTVRSTGEEPRLDWSGTARIVGERLVVDGFSTPVTVALDRGTYWVSGEDGTYELRLAKSTSKDRDGAHGGDVVSPMPGAVVAVPVEDGQTVTKGETLVIIEAMKMEQPLAAPHDGVVSIAVRAGDKVTAAQVLASVTATETEES, encoded by the coding sequence ATGAGAGATATGAGCAAGATCGAGAAGGTCCTGATCGCCAACCGCGGCGAGATCGCTTGCCGCGTCATCGACACCCTGCGCGCCCTGGGCATCGCCAGCGTCGCGGTGTACTCCGACGCGGACGCCGACGCCCGGCACGTGCGGCTGGCCGACGAGGCCGTGCGCCTCGGCCCGGCGGCCGCCACCGAGAGCTACCTGCGCATCGACAAGGTCGTCGAGGCGGCTCGCGCCACCGGCGCCGACGCGGTGCACCCCGGCTACGGCTTCCTGTCCGAGAACGCCGCCTTCGCGCGGGCGCTGTCGGAGGCCGGCATCGAATTCCTCGGCCCGCCCGTTGAATCCATCGAGACCATGGGCGACAAGATCACCGCGCGCGCCGCGGTGATCGAGCGCGACGTGCCCGTGGTCCCCGGCATCAGCCGCCCCGGCCTCACGGACGCCGATCTCATCGATGCGGCCGAGGGCATCGGCTTCCCCGTGCTGATCAAGCCCAGCGCGGGCGGCGGCGGCAAGGGCATGCACCGGGTGGAGAACCCGGCGGAGCTGCCGGCCGCGGTCGCCGCCGCGCGCCGCGAGGCGGCCGCCGCCTTCGGCGACGACACGCTGTTCATGGAACACTTCGTCGATACCCCGCGCCACATCGAGGTGCAGGTACTGGCGGACAAGCACGGCAACGTGATCCACCTCGGCGAGCGCGAGTGCTCGCTGCAGCGCCGCCACCAGAAGGTGATCGAGGAGGCCCCGTCGGCCCTGCTCGACGAGGCCACGCGCGCCGAGATCGGCCGCGCCGCCTGCGATGCCGCGCGGTCGGTCGGCTACACCGGCGTCGGCACCGTCGAGTTCATCGTCTCGGCCAAGCGTCCCGAGCAGTTCTTCTTCATGGAGATGAACACCCGTCTGCAGGTCGAGCACCCCGTCACCGAGCTGGTGACCGGAGTCGACCTGGTGGAGCAGCAGATCCGCGTCGCCAACGGCGAGGAGCTCTCGCTGTCCCAGGACGACATCGTGCTCACCGGCCACGCCGTCGAGGCCCGCGTCTACGCCGAGGACCCCGCCGCGGGCTTCCTGCCCACCGGCGGCACCGTCACCGCGCTGCGCTACCCGCGCAGCGACCGCCGCGGACCCGTCCGCGTGGACACCGGCATCGAGACCGGCAGCGTGGTCGGCAGCGACTACGACCCCATGCTCGCCAAGGTGATCGTGCACGCCGACGACCGCGAGCAGGCGCTGCGCCGGCTCGACGAGGCCCTCGCCGGCACCCAGCTCACGGGCCTGCGCACCAACGTCGACTTCTGCCGGTTCGTCCTCGCCGACGACGACGTCGTCGCCGGAACGCTCGACACCGAACTGCTCGATCGCCTGGCGCCCACCTACACCCGCCCCGAGCCGACGGTGCGCGCATACGCCGCCGCTGCGGTCCGCGCGGTCGCCGCTTCCCGCGGCGAGGGGCCGTGGGGCACCGAGACCGGGTGGCGCATCGGGGGAGCGCAGCCGACGCTCGTGCGGTTCGACGGTGTCGACGCCACGGTTCTCGGCGACGCGGTGACGGTCCGAAGCACGGGCGAGGAGCCCCGGCTGGATTGGTCCGGGACCGCGCGGATCGTCGGGGAGCGGCTGGTGGTGGACGGCTTCTCCACGCCGGTCACGGTCGCGCTGGATCGCGGAACGTACTGGGTCAGTGGCGAGGACGGCACCTACGAGCTGCGGCTCGCGAAGTCCACGTCGAAGGATCGCGACGGAGCGCACGGCGGCGACGTCGTGAGCCCCATGCCGGGAGCCGTCGTCGCGGTGCCCGTGGAGGACGGCCAGACGGTGACCAAGGGCGAGACCCTGGTGATCATCGAGGCGATGAAGATGGAGCAGCCGCTGGCCGCGCCGCACGACGGTGTGGTGTCGATCGCGGTGCGCGCAGGAGACAAGGTGACCGCGGCCCAGGTGCTCGCGAGCGTCACGGCCACGGAAACGGAAGAGAGCTGA
- a CDS encoding HpcH/HpaI aldolase/citrate lyase family protein: MPHPFAHHDDLTAPAWQPPGPAILFCPADRPERYAKAAERADAVILDLEDAVTADARPAAREALIDNDLDPATTIVRVNAFGTYDFAEDIEALRRTAYRVVMLAKTESAHQLDRLAQVDGLQVIALIETPLGAVNVNEIAAHPRCIGLMWGAEDLVAAMGGRSSRFADQTYRDVPRHVRSATRLAAAAHGKFALDAVHIDIADTEGLAAEAEDAVALGFAATVCIHPSQAAVIRAAYRPTDDEIAWAREVLEAEAGNNGVYQVRGQMIDAPLLAQARAIVARAD; the protein is encoded by the coding sequence ATGCCGCATCCGTTCGCGCACCACGACGACCTCACTGCACCGGCGTGGCAGCCGCCCGGCCCCGCGATCCTGTTCTGCCCCGCCGACCGCCCCGAGCGGTACGCCAAGGCGGCCGAGCGCGCCGACGCGGTGATCCTCGACCTCGAGGACGCCGTGACCGCCGACGCGCGGCCCGCGGCGCGCGAAGCGCTCATCGACAACGATCTGGACCCGGCGACGACGATCGTGCGGGTGAACGCCTTCGGCACCTACGACTTCGCCGAAGACATCGAGGCGTTGCGCCGCACGGCCTATCGTGTGGTCATGCTCGCCAAGACCGAATCCGCGCACCAGCTGGATCGGCTGGCGCAGGTCGACGGCTTGCAGGTGATCGCCCTCATCGAGACGCCGCTGGGAGCCGTCAACGTGAACGAGATCGCCGCCCATCCGCGGTGCATTGGCCTCATGTGGGGCGCCGAGGACCTGGTGGCGGCCATGGGCGGGCGATCCAGCCGCTTCGCCGACCAGACCTACCGCGACGTCCCGCGGCACGTGCGCTCCGCGACGCGGCTCGCGGCCGCCGCGCACGGCAAGTTCGCCCTCGACGCGGTGCACATCGACATCGCCGACACCGAGGGCCTGGCCGCGGAGGCCGAGGACGCCGTCGCTCTCGGCTTCGCCGCCACCGTCTGCATCCACCCCTCGCAGGCGGCCGTCATCCGCGCCGCCTACCGGCCCACGGACGACGAGATCGCCTGGGCCCGCGAGGTGCTCGAGGCGGAGGCCGGCAACAACGGTGTCTACCAGGTGCGGGGTCAGATGATCGACGCGCCGCTGCTCGCCCAGGCCCGCGCGATCGTCGCCCGGGCCGACTGA